The segment AAGGATTCATATTTTGCTGAACCATATTCCAAGTGTTGTGGCAGCAAGGGATGGGAAAAATTCCATTTGCATGAGGGTTTCTTATTTCGAGCTAATAAACTTTGCATTCCAGATTGCTCTGTTCGCATTTTGCTATTGCAGGAAGCTCATGCAGGAGGACTTATGGGCCATTTTGGTGCAAAGAAAACAGAACAAGTGCTGACTGACCATTTCTTTTGGcctaagatgagaagagatgtggAGAGGCATGTTCTTCGCTGTGAAACCTGCCATAAAGCTAAGTCCCGTTTGAATCCTCATGGTTTATACACTCCTCTACCTATCCCTAGTGTCCCTTGGGAGGACATTTCTATGGACTTTGTCCTTGGTTTACCACGAACCAAGAGGGGAAAGGATTCCAtatttgttgtggttgatagatttaGCAAAATGGCACACTTTATTCCCTGTCATAAGAGCGATGATGCTTCACACATTGCTGAATTGTTTTTCAGAGAAATTGTGCGTCTACATGGAGTGCCACGTACCATCGTGTCTGATCGTGACACCAAGTTTTTGAGTTACTTTTGGAAAACCTTGTGGGGAAAACTGGGGACAAGGCTGCTGTTCTCCACAACGTGTCATCCTCAaacggatggacaaactgaagttgtgaacCGCACATTATCAACATTGCTGCGAGCTATCCTAAAGAAGAATCTGAAATTGTGGGAAGAAAGCTTGcctcatgtggagtttgcatacaacagggcagtacattcgACCACAAAATTTTGTCcatttgagattgtctatgggttcaaacctactgctcccatcgatcttttgccTTTGCCTATGCAGGAACGTGTGAACTTTGATGCAAGCAAGCGAGCAGAATTTGTCAAGAAGCTTCATGATCAAGCTAAAGCAAACATTGAGAAGATGACCAAGTTATATGAGAAGCACGCCAACAAGGGTCGTAAGAAGATGTTATTTGAACCGGGAGACTTGGTTTGGGTACACCtgcgcaaggatcgctttcctGAACAACGCAAGAGCAAGCTGCAACCCCGAGCCGATGGTCCATTCAAAGTGCTTcgcaagatcaatgacaatgcttATGAAATTGATCTTCCAAGTACTTATGGTGTGAGTACAAGTTTCAATGTCTCCGACCTTTCTCCATTCTTTGGATTggaagagtcgaggacgactctttttgaaggggggaggatgatatgaccatgccagcaagcaagatgtcacaagctccaagtcaagctacaaccactcaagttttacctacaccgacaccagcccaagtcatcgatggaccggttacacgtagtcgtgcaaagaagctacaacaagaggtccacgcgctactttgtgagattcattttaacattaatgagaattatatactacctaagtgttctaccttgattgtactcaggtatatagaagaagagaaggatgaatcggaccctgaagaacgaaccagtgcaagtcctagaagacacatcaaaaacggaccagtggaagtcaaaaacggaccagtgcgaaGAAATCTTtataactttttaatcacaaaagATATGAAGgctcatgaggacttgttggaaagcttgtcgagtctactttccaatgaacctagtggcgaccagtttggatgctccatattgcctgcagaccaaaattagtacagactgctcagaaggtcaacagtctgccgtgacagaatgttggtgcaacttgccgtgcaaaactgtaccaatctacaacgtttcgaggtacatggcatacattgctggaaagcccttcgagtctagtttcacaaccAAGAAACGGtttgtcatttggacttcccaataaaaagttatggtcagtttattggaaactgctctggaggccaacagtcacgcgaagccagttcgggaatccattccgaggggtcctttcacattgccttcacctagaaactctatttcgttttcatacctatctaggagggttgttcctagtataaatatcccctacctctaagctatcaggaacctttgatcatttgataaactacatgatattgcagccgcgctgctgagtgccttactcaacctttgttcttccttgttcttcttggacttgtgaagtgaatcctctgggttcccctacttcgtgctctacggcttccgttcggctgcgccgtattatgtggattagttccgaattgtggttctgcggtcgttcggagatcgagtcgaagtcttcgtggtttcggtgcctctctccccgtcgcttggtcgcatccaacctttgtcaggtataaagctagttacccgctgttcgcagtaagttatccttgttcttttgatctactgtcgtgaagatcgggccaccctcgtgccgtttcatatcggtaacctatcagCTAGGGTCTAGGGTTAGATTGAACGCTTGCATGTACACCTCATCTTCCTCGTCGTAACCATCTTGCTCCAAAAGCTAGTTCACTTTGGAATCCTCTTCATCATTGTCCTTCTCCTGCCGCTTTTGGATGCGTTGTTCTGATCTCTGGATGACGTTATTTATACTCTCAATGGTTTCATCAATCGAAAGAACCCTGCTGCTCTTCTTGCGGGGACTATTGATGGAAGTGTCGCGAGCAGTTCTCTTCGATGATGGACCACCGCTACATTGACCTACAGGATTTGCTGATATGTCATCAGGAGTGCGAGGACTACCACTAGGGGTTGTATCAGCGTGATCAAGGCCCCCAGCAGCTACCAACTCGCCTCTGTCACGTGGGGTGTGTCCTAGAAGTTAGACAAGGAGCTCACAACACTATGGATCTTTGAACCTCTCTGTTCCCTTTTGGCTACTTTCTTGCACGTGATACAGTGGGGGCATGTTAGTAATGAATGTGTGGGAGAACCTATGTGCTTAGACACGAGACTACAAAGAGGTTCGAGTTAGTACTCCTCGTCCTTGTGCAAGCCAAGCGGTATCAGCGGCCACCTCACTGGTTAAAGGGTCATGACCTAGGCCAGTATGGGTCTGACCGTCGCACCAATTGAAGTATGACCTTTTTGGGTCATGGTATTTTGTTTTGCAGCACTTCTTATGATACCTGCATTGTGCGGCATTGTTGAACTCATGCACAATGTTAGCCCAATCGATACTTGTGGGGGTGTTATGTTGCCAGTGGCATAGGTCTTTCTGTTTTTGGACTAGGTCTAGCATGAGGCTGGTGGTACGGTCATCCCAATGACCATCTGATCCAAAGTACAACAGAGTTGAAATGGATGAGTAGATAAAGGGGGCAActatagtagtactagtagaacAGGAGTTGCCTTTGCAAAACGCCACGGACGTTTTAAACGGAGGTCGGACTGCCGACTTCAAGAGGAGACCACGATGATGAGGATGACACTACCAGCGTGGGCAATTGTCAGCGGCTAAAGGCTCGACTAAAAACTCAAAACTCGTTAGCACGCTCGGCTCAGCTCAGCTCGGCTCATTATCATAATGAGCTGAGCTGAGCCAAGAATTTAGCTCATTAGTTATAACGAGCCAATTCGAGCTAGCTCGCGAGCCGCTCACGAGTCAAATGAGTTACAATTTCAGAGAAAAAGTCATTAGAACTTATATTAGTTTTATATTACTTTATACCTTACACTTTGCAAATGATTGATATGTTAACTCATGAATATTTTGTTCGACATAAGATTATTGGATATATTATTTTTGTATTACTACTATTTTTAAGCTTTAGGTAAATGTAAATAATATATTTTATGTACTTTTTATACCAGACTCGCGAGCTTAATGAGCCGAGCCGAGCTAGCTTTCTGGCTCGTTAAGATAACAAGCCTCGTTAGGATAACGAGCCAGCTCGGCTCATTATCCAGCCATGTATTGTATTTTTTGTTGTTACAAGGGGTGCCTTCAGCCTATCTTTATATCGATCGAGACTGTCGTGAGGTGAGATGTGGTTAGGTAGTCTAGTCTAGTCTGCCAATTTAGGGAGCTCTATACTCCGTTATATAATTTAGGGGACATGATTTCTAGTCGGTTACAAGTTATGAATCATAATAGAATTACAGGATAACAATAGTACTAGGATTACATATGAGGAATCAAGATAGATCTTCTCCCTTTGTTGCGGAGTATCCTAGGTATTATGTACCGACAATGAGAAACTTTGAGAGTTCTTGAGTACCTTTCTTGCCAACTAATTTAATGTTTTTAGTCTAAAATCAGTCAAAGCGCAAGGTTAGCGAAATAAACATTTTCCTAgttattaaaaaataaatttggTTTAAAATAAAGGAAAAAGTCCAAATTACTCCCCTCAAGTTTGGCATATGTTTAGATTACCCCTAAACTTACATGTGGTTTAATTTACTCCCTCCAACTATTTCAATTGGTATAGTTTACCCCTTAACATGATTTGTTATTTCTGTTTCTCCATGTATTGGTTGAGTTTCAATATCAACTTTTGTGATATGATGGAGAACATCATAAGTTATGTTAGAAAAAATATATCTTAACCTTTTACCAAAATTTTGATAGCTTACGAAGTTTTAAAACAAATTAATAGTAGAGATACAATATCATATAAAACATAATAATGAAAAAATTATAGTGCATTTTTCTAACACAAAATACAATGTCCTCTATCACCCCacaaaatttgaaactaaaataTAATTTGTGCATAGAGACACAAAAAAGAAAAGTCTTTTTAAGGTGTTAGTTGGACCAACTTAAATAGTTGGAGGGAGTAAATTGAACCAAATGTTAGTTTAGGGGTTGTTTGGACATAGGCCAAACTTGAAGGGAGTAATATGTAATAGTATGGACAACAGAATAGTGTGAACTGTGAAGTCCCACCCTGTCGCCCTAAAACTGTGATAGTTCAGTTCGACATGCTTCCGAAGCCGATCCGCACCTGGAATTTGCTTGTGGACCAATTCAGGTTGACCCGGAGCAAAAGAGGAGCACAAGGGTCGTGACCCTATCGACCCTCAGTGAACCTCGAGTCTAGGCTGGTCCTGAGAAATTGTGGATCTGAAGCCCAACCAAAACTTAGGACCCTCTAGAAACATTATAAAAAATATCAATATGTACATATTTTTTTTGACACTCAACATGTACCAAAGCAAAATTCATACGAAATAATTTTACAAATTAAATTTACCTTAAAAAATTTATCCATATTCCCTCTTTGTGATTCTATCAACTCATCTactcattttctcttttttccttTAGTCACTTCTAGAAGCATACTCTCATACTGCTGAATCTAGAAAGAAAATAATTAGTCAGTAAAACTGAAAAAGTAGCACATATAAAATAATATGATCTATTAAAAACAAAATTATTCATGTATGATTAGTGTATGCTGATGAATGAATTTGAGTATCAATTGACAGAGTAAAAAAGAAGCGAAGAGAACCTACTAATTCAGCAGGCGGCAAAAGCATCGGGTGCGGTGAGCCGGGCGGTCGGCGATGGGAACTGGCGGCGGTCCATAGTCGACGGCTCGTCGAAATTCAGAATTAGAAAGAATTTGTACGCACACGTAATTGTTGAAGCCGAAGCGTTCATAGTACCGTTGCTGCGCATCATAGGAGGCCTCTTGGGCTGGGCTGTAAGCCTAGTAGGCTAGTagccttaggccctgtttagttcctcacccaaaaaatttttattcatctcatcgaatctttagacacatgcacgaaatattaaatgtagataaaaacaaactaattacacagtttggttaaaaatcgcgagatgaatcttttaagcctagttagtctatgattagccttaagtgctacagtaatccaTATGtgttaatgacagattaattatgcttaatagatttgtccacatgtgctaatgacagattaattatgcttaatagatttgtcttgcggtTTCCAGataagctatgtaatttgttcttTTATTagttttctaaaaacccctccctacattattccgacacattcgatgtgacatccaaaattttcatctccaatctaaacagggccttattctCAACTTACGAAACTGTATGTCAATCATTTGTCAATTGTTTGGTAGTCAATAGAGTGCCACTCAACAAGTGTCCTATAAAATGTGAGAAAATAATCTGTTATCGTTCATGCCTCATCTATGGCATTAAGACTATTTGTGCACTGAATGTTTTGGTGCCTGTTTCTCTTGCACGACAACTCTCCTTTTATAgtcagttaggccttgtttagatacatctaaaaacttaaaactttacaaaattcttcgccagatcaaatcttgcggcacatgcatggaacattaaatatagataaaaaagataactaattgcacagtttacttgtaaatcacgagacgaatcttttaagcctaattgctccataattggataatgtttgtcaaataaaaacgaaagtgctacaatgtcaaaatgcaaaaagtttttggatctaaacaaggccttagtcactCTTAAAATATACAATCACTGAATTCAGTGCAAATGTGTACAATGTAACAAGTGTGGCTAGTGGGAAGCACAATTAGCCATTCTACAGAATAAAGTTTATTTTTATAAGCTCCAAATCAAGCATCTTGTTCAAATAAAGTTGAATCAGATCTAAGCTAGGTAATTAAGACTTTAGGAGACAAAAATTTGAAAATTTCAGAAAATAGATTTGAGAAAAGGAAGCACTGCATTTTGCCCTCCCCTGTATTTTGATCTGTTCGTAATCTGATAGAGCTATAACTAGATGTGCCTGTCTTGTTGTTGAAAATCAGTTCTGAATTAAAAAAAACTGCTACATCAGTTGGGCCAATCTTTTTGTCACGCTACCATATTCTGCAGGCATATGTATAGTACATTTAAGGATTTTACTAAATATAATCTAAAATTTGGTTAATATTGGTGCTAGATTTATATGGTTCAGATTCAGAAGTCGGGGACGTTACCGCACCGTCCCATTTGCAGTTTGATGTCGCCCGCTGCATGTATGCTCCGCGAGCCGCGCCTGTCCCTTGCTTTCTGGAGGCTGCGGCCGCAGGCCAACCATGCGGGCCGGAACCTGGCCGCGCGGCTCCCACTACAGCCTCGTTCCCACACCTCATCGGCAGTACCAGACCGCGCCGCGCAGCAGCGAGCCACGCCAACCGAGGTCTCCTTCCCTTGCGGCCGCACCCGCTACTTGTTCGACGGAACGCGGCACCGGGATGCGGTCTCCTGGAACGCCATGGTCTCTGGCCACGCCAGGCGGGGTAACGTCCCCGACGCGCTGGGTACCGCAGCGCGGATGCATAGCTCGGGACAACCGTTCACGGAGGCCACCTTCGCGTCGGTGGTCGGCGCCTGCGCACGGGGGCGGATGTTCCGTGCGGGGACGCAGGCGCACGGCCAAGTGATCAAGTCCGGGTGTGAGGGCTCCGCGGTCATCGGGGCGTCCCTCCTCGACTTCTACTCCTCGTGCTTCGACCTCCGTGCAACTCGTGCTCTCTTTGAGTCTCTGCACCAGAGGAACGAGCTGCTGTGGAGCCCGATGGTGGTTGCGCTTGTGAGGTTCGGCTTGCTGGCTGAGGCCTTGGACTTGCTTCAAATTACACCAGCGCGACGTGATGTGTTTGCATGGACTGCAGTCATATCTGGCTATGCTAAGGGCACAGATCAGTGCTGTGGCAAGGCGCTGCAGCTGTTTGTGAAGTTATTGGCTGATGATGGTGCCATGCCGAATGAGTACACTTATGACTGTGTTTTGAGGGCATGTGTGAGGCTGGGAGCATTGGATTTTGGGCGATCCGTTCATGGATGTTTGATCAGATGTGGGTTTTGGTGTGAGCAGTTAATCACTAGTGCTCTTGTTGATCTTTACTGCACTTCTGATGCTTTGGATGATGCACTACTGGTCTATAATGACTTGGATAGGCCACCCTTGATCACATCCAATACACTGATTGCAGGACTTATATCCATTGGTAGGACAGAGGATGCTAAGATGGTATTCTCACAGATGCCAGAGCAGGACTCAGGTTCCTACAATTTGATGATTAAAGCATATGCTATGGAGGGAAAGCTTGAACATTGCCGAAGGATGTTTGAGAAGATGCCTAAGAGAAACATGGTCTCCTTAAACTCCATGATGTCAGTATTGCTCCAGAATGGAAGGTTGGAAGAGGGGTTGAAGCTATTTAAACAGATTAAGGACGAGAGAGACACAGTAACATGGAATTCTATGATTTCAGGTTACATTCAGAATGACGAACCTTCAGAAGCTCTGAAGCTATTTGTGGTCATGTGCCGGCTGTATATTGGATGCAGCCCGTCTACATTCTCTGCTCTATTGCATGCCTGTGCAACTATTGGAACTCTTGAGCAAGGCAGAATGATACATGCTCACCTCTGCAAGACTTCGTTTGACTCCAATGGTCATGTTGGAACAGCCCTTGCTGATATGTATTTTAAATGTGGTTGCGTGATTGATGCACGATCTGCATTTACTTATGTCACATCGCCTAATGTTGCTTCATGGACATGTCTTGTCAATGGTCTTGCACAGAATGGTCTATGGTTGGAGGCTCTGTTACAATTTGGGAGGATGCTGAAGCATCATGTCAGTCCCAATGAAATCACTTTTCTGGGTCTCCTTATGGCTAGTGCTCGTGCTGGTTTGGTTAACAAGGGGATGAAAATCTTTTACTCCATGGAAAACTTT is part of the Sorghum bicolor cultivar BTx623 chromosome 10, Sorghum_bicolor_NCBIv3, whole genome shotgun sequence genome and harbors:
- the LOC8072907 gene encoding pentatricopeptide repeat-containing protein At2g13600, whose protein sequence is MSPAACMLREPRLSLAFWRLRPQANHAGRNLAARLPLQPRSHTSSAVPDRAAQQRATPTEVSFPCGRTRYLFDGTRHRDAVSWNAMVSGHARRGNVPDALGTAARMHSSGQPFTEATFASVVGACARGRMFRAGTQAHGQVIKSGCEGSAVIGASLLDFYSSCFDLRATRALFESLHQRNELLWSPMVVALVRFGLLAEALDLLQITPARRDVFAWTAVISGYAKGTDQCCGKALQLFVKLLADDGAMPNEYTYDCVLRACVRLGALDFGRSVHGCLIRCGFWCEQLITSALVDLYCTSDALDDALLVYNDLDRPPLITSNTLIAGLISIGRTEDAKMVFSQMPEQDSGSYNLMIKAYAMEGKLEHCRRMFEKMPKRNMVSLNSMMSVLLQNGRLEEGLKLFKQIKDERDTVTWNSMISGYIQNDEPSEALKLFVVMCRLYIGCSPSTFSALLHACATIGTLEQGRMIHAHLCKTSFDSNGHVGTALADMYFKCGCVIDARSAFTYVTSPNVASWTCLVNGLAQNGLWLEALLQFGRMLKHHVSPNEITFLGLLMASARAGLVNKGMKIFYSMENFGLVPTVQHYTCAVDLLGRTGHTREAEKFIYEMPLPADGIIWEALLTACWYSVDLEMGEKVAQRLFLMGTKHRSAYVAMSNIYAKLGKWEDVVKVRTQMRSLNEKKEPGCSWIEIKDIVHIFLVDDQNHPERDHVYSMLEGLVSHISLHSEWLFKA